From the genome of Solidesulfovibrio carbinolicus, one region includes:
- a CDS encoding DUF2806 domain-containing protein, which produces MNIDISAKINADFAPLLQAAPKGVDRVYSCLFGKREAAIRRDVLLMAAKTQVEYQMILSGEYSYENGKIIPSPRFTQNESINPLQIEKKQEVEKLAGNVRMAVEALKDIPDDEISDKEVDDDFFARWRREAKAIGNEELQRLWGRLLAQEIQDPGTIPLRSLDVLRNISQNEARTFQKISRYIVSPGVLICNPKNEIFPPGILLKDIVTLLYTGLINNIESDLRGFSDKSKSINGFEYKVIKKDDLYFAVDSAKKIVIPGIMITTAGNTAFNICDRDHNDEADLKYMSSIICSYNENRFREMFVYKENFENNTHSFSKIYTHVQSFEDELKF; this is translated from the coding sequence ATGAATATCGACATCAGTGCTAAAATTAATGCAGACTTTGCTCCTCTGCTTCAAGCTGCCCCAAAAGGGGTGGACAGGGTGTACTCTTGTTTGTTTGGAAAGCGTGAGGCAGCAATCCGGAGAGATGTGCTGTTGATGGCTGCCAAAACTCAAGTTGAATATCAAATGATATTGTCCGGAGAATACTCCTATGAGAACGGCAAGATCATTCCATCTCCACGTTTTACGCAAAATGAGTCCATTAATCCTTTGCAGATTGAAAAAAAACAAGAGGTTGAAAAGCTTGCAGGAAATGTAAGAATGGCTGTAGAAGCATTAAAAGATATTCCAGATGACGAAATTTCCGATAAAGAAGTTGATGATGATTTTTTTGCGAGATGGAGACGCGAGGCAAAGGCTATTGGCAATGAAGAGCTGCAAAGATTATGGGGTAGATTGCTAGCTCAGGAAATACAAGACCCTGGAACGATTCCCTTGAGATCGCTCGATGTATTGAGAAATATCTCTCAAAATGAAGCAAGAACTTTTCAAAAAATATCTCGCTACATAGTTTCGCCTGGTGTTTTGATATGCAATCCGAAAAATGAAATTTTTCCACCTGGGATACTATTAAAAGACATCGTGACTCTTCTTTACACAGGGCTCATCAACAATATTGAAAGCGACCTTAGAGGATTTTCAGACAAATCAAAGTCCATCAATGGATTTGAGTATAAGGTTATCAAAAAGGATGACCTTTATTTTGCCGTAGACAGTGCAAAAAAAATAGTAATTCCTGGGATCATGATTACAACGGCTGGAAATACAGCTTTCAATATATGCGACAGAGACCATAACGACGAGGCAGACTTAAAATACATGTCAAGTATAATTTGTAGCTACAACGAGAATAGGTTTCGCGAAATGTTTGTATACAAAGAGAACTTCGAAAATAATACACACTCATTTTCCAAGATTTATACGCATGTGCAAAGCTTTGAGGACGAACTAAAGTTCTGA
- a CDS encoding ArsR family transcriptional regulator, with amino-acid sequence MAWGRLTILNALADGPKMTRELASSLGKKMDALSRCLRHLHAKGLIVSVSGAHQLTDQGRAALVAGREITSGPCGEAAASRRSLTLRQKAWRVMSIRDGFSLADLLTMLCDGSETAPERNLTRYLAALEAAGYLLPLARRGEDGAKRWRLRRDRNTGPEAPALNTRTKRLTDCNTGQIFEIGRPREVRHGR; translated from the coding sequence ATGGCCTGGGGCAGGCTGACAATCCTTAACGCCCTGGCGGATGGCCCAAAGATGACACGCGAACTGGCGTCATCCCTGGGCAAGAAAATGGACGCCTTGAGTCGGTGCCTCCGCCATCTTCACGCCAAAGGCCTCATTGTTTCCGTTTCAGGCGCGCATCAGCTCACTGACCAGGGCCGCGCGGCTCTGGTCGCGGGCCGGGAAATCACGTCCGGCCCCTGCGGCGAAGCAGCCGCCAGCCGCCGCAGCCTGACCCTGCGTCAAAAGGCGTGGCGGGTCATGAGCATCCGTGACGGCTTTAGCCTGGCCGACCTGCTCACCATGCTGTGCGACGGCAGCGAGACAGCCCCGGAACGGAACCTGACGCGTTATCTGGCCGCCCTTGAGGCGGCCGGCTATCTGCTGCCCCTGGCCAGACGCGGCGAGGACGGGGCAAAGCGCTGGCGGCTGCGGCGCGACCGGAACACCGGCCCCGAAGCTCCGGCGCTCAACACCCGCACCAAACGCCTCACGGACTGCAACACCGGCCAGATTTTCGAGATTGGCCGGCCCCGGGAGGTGCGGCATGGCCGCTGA
- a CDS encoding DUF3164 family protein — translation MTTTATPIPPGYLEDAKGHLIPEAKVKPQDRLRDELTRGVVARAKQLQGDMKAFRAETLGDIQAFIDLSAEKYGAKLGGLKGNTTLLSFDGRYKVQVQISEHLTFGVELQAAKALIDECLTEWTQGSPDEIKAIINQAFAVDKEGRLNTGAILGLRRLDIPDPRWREAMEAIADSLQVVGSKKLLRVYERQEDGSYAPIPLDLAAL, via the coding sequence ATGACCACGACGGCAACCCCCATCCCGCCCGGCTACCTGGAAGACGCCAAGGGGCATCTGATTCCCGAGGCCAAGGTCAAGCCGCAAGACCGTTTGCGCGACGAACTGACGCGCGGCGTGGTGGCCAGGGCCAAGCAGCTGCAAGGGGACATGAAGGCGTTTCGCGCCGAGACCTTGGGCGACATCCAGGCCTTTATCGACCTTTCGGCCGAGAAGTACGGGGCCAAGCTCGGCGGTCTCAAGGGCAACACCACGCTCTTAAGCTTTGACGGCCGCTACAAGGTGCAGGTGCAAATTAGCGAACACCTGACCTTTGGCGTGGAGTTGCAGGCGGCCAAGGCGCTCATTGACGAATGTCTGACCGAATGGACCCAAGGCAGCCCCGACGAAATCAAGGCCATCATCAACCAGGCCTTCGCCGTGGACAAGGAAGGCCGGCTCAATACCGGCGCGATCCTGGGCCTGCGCCGCCTCGACATCCCGGACCCGCGCTGGCGCGAGGCCATGGAAGCCATTGCCGACAGCTTGCAGGTGGTGGGCAGCAAGAAGCTCCTGCGGGTCTACGAGCGCCAGGAAGACGGCAGCTATGCCCCGATTCCGCTGGACCTGGCGGCGCTGTGA
- a CDS encoding transglycosylase SLT domain-containing protein: MRRVLAAMLRCIPDAWLDWADDACEAFRKQFWVGFAWGLGFGLGVCLVLVGLASLARAESIPANALRHRAELTRCARYAFGLSAPVATLAAQVHQESRWRENAVSPVGARGLAQFMPATSAWIAGMVPELADNAPFNPGWALRGLATYDKWLWDRVAARDDCQRMAMTLASYNGGLGWVQRDKGLAKQQGADPLVWFGQVERFNAGRTEAALRENRGYPRRILGTLEPLYIRAGWGQGVCHVAAAQ, encoded by the coding sequence ATGCGCCGCGTTCTGGCCGCCATGCTGCGGTGTATCCCCGACGCCTGGCTGGATTGGGCCGATGACGCTTGCGAGGCCTTCCGCAAACAGTTTTGGGTCGGGTTCGCCTGGGGCCTGGGGTTCGGCCTGGGGGTTTGCCTGGTGCTTGTGGGGCTGGCTTCCCTGGCCCGGGCCGAATCCATCCCGGCCAATGCCCTGCGCCATCGGGCCGAGCTGACCCGGTGCGCCCGGTACGCCTTCGGCCTTTCCGCTCCGGTGGCCACGCTGGCGGCCCAGGTCCACCAGGAAAGCCGGTGGCGCGAAAACGCCGTCTCGCCGGTGGGCGCGCGTGGCCTGGCGCAGTTCATGCCCGCCACCTCGGCCTGGATCGCCGGCATGGTGCCCGAGCTGGCCGACAACGCGCCTTTCAATCCCGGTTGGGCGCTTCGCGGCCTGGCCACCTACGACAAATGGCTGTGGGACCGGGTGGCGGCCCGGGACGATTGCCAGCGCATGGCCATGACCCTGGCCAGCTACAACGGCGGCCTGGGCTGGGTGCAGCGCGACAAAGGACTCGCCAAGCAGCAAGGCGCGGACCCGTTAGTCTGGTTCGGCCAGGTCGAGCGCTTTAACGCCGGCCGCACCGAAGCCGCCCTCCGCGAGAACCGGGGCTATCCCCGCCGCATCCTGGGGACGCTTGAACCGCTCTACATCCGGGCCGGCTGGGGCCAGGGGGTTTGCCATGTCGCTGCTGCTCAATAA
- a CDS encoding Mor transcription activator family protein, producing MSGKQNLPASVAELVDLIGLDKAMKLVRSLGGTTFPVPKRQTKLGELRYNMLADVVGLDAADALVKHFGGGELYVPRCAAALQAARDAEINAYFVAETRNGRSSAEVVFCLAMRYKLSDRRVWNILKTLPRTDAQFSLFEKIRA from the coding sequence ATGAGCGGCAAGCAGAATCTTCCGGCCTCGGTGGCCGAGCTGGTGGATTTGATCGGCCTGGACAAGGCCATGAAGCTGGTGCGCAGCCTTGGCGGCACCACCTTTCCCGTGCCCAAGCGGCAAACCAAGCTGGGCGAGCTGCGTTACAACATGCTGGCCGACGTGGTCGGCCTGGACGCGGCGGACGCGCTGGTCAAGCATTTCGGCGGCGGCGAGCTGTACGTGCCGAGGTGCGCGGCGGCCTTGCAGGCGGCCAGGGATGCGGAGATCAATGCCTATTTTGTCGCCGAAACCAGGAACGGGAGGTCTTCGGCGGAGGTTGTTTTTTGCTTGGCTATGCGGTATAAGCTGTCAGATAGGCGGGTGTGGAATATTCTGAAGACGCTTCCGAGAACGGATGCGCAGTTTTCACTTTTTGAAAAGATAAGGGCATAA
- a CDS encoding cell division protein ZapB produces the protein MSLLLNKWLWAALAALVACALAFGTGYRTGFEKADVARRAEVAELNAQAETWKAEQAKAWAEAERKAREELEAATGRVNALAARLDRAKRESAAKTNTITRRIPRATAGLNCSFGPDFVRLYNEAVGAAGHSGDGAVPQTGDPAPVAGAPDAAPAVGPGLRPVRAVTPADILAHVRDFGARSQALEAQVNALIDFASEPGGR, from the coding sequence ATGTCGCTGCTGCTCAATAAGTGGCTGTGGGCCGCCCTGGCGGCGCTTGTCGCTTGCGCACTGGCCTTTGGGACCGGCTACCGGACCGGCTTCGAGAAGGCCGACGTCGCCCGCCGGGCCGAGGTGGCCGAGCTGAACGCCCAGGCCGAGACTTGGAAGGCCGAGCAGGCCAAGGCCTGGGCCGAGGCGGAACGCAAGGCCCGCGAAGAACTGGAAGCGGCGACCGGCCGGGTCAATGCTCTGGCCGCCCGGCTGGACCGGGCCAAGCGGGAAAGCGCGGCCAAAACCAACACCATCACCAGGAGGATACCCCGTGCGACGGCTGGCCTTAACTGTTCTTTCGGCCCTGATTTTGTGCGGTTGTACAACGAAGCCGTCGGTGCCGCCGGTCATTCCGGTGACGGTGCCGTGCCCCAAACCGGCGATCCCGCCCCAGTTGCTGGAGCGCCCGACGCCGCCCCGGCCGTTGGTCCCGGACTACGACCTGTCCGAGCCGTGACCCCGGCCGACATCCTGGCCCATGTCCGCGACTTCGGCGCACGTAGCCAGGCCCTGGAAGCCCAGGTCAACGCCTTGATCGACTTCGCGTCGGAGCCTGGGGGCCGCTGA
- a CDS encoding DUF1804 family protein, with product MAHGSEKVAAVRAAYVHERLPLEIAAARAGVAPGTATRWKRKAKEAGEDWDKLRAACLLAGDGVEAVARQMLADYVVQHKTLMDAISTGDMPAAAKVDMLASLADSFNKTVAASKRVLPETSELATALSVLDKLGVFIRDRYPQHGPAFLEVLEPFGAEVARVFG from the coding sequence ATGGCCCATGGCTCCGAAAAGGTTGCGGCCGTGCGGGCGGCCTATGTCCACGAGCGCCTGCCCCTGGAGATCGCCGCCGCCCGGGCCGGCGTGGCCCCGGGCACGGCCACCCGCTGGAAGCGCAAGGCCAAGGAGGCCGGCGAGGATTGGGACAAGCTGCGGGCGGCGTGTCTGCTGGCCGGCGACGGCGTGGAGGCCGTGGCCCGGCAGATGCTGGCCGACTACGTGGTGCAGCACAAAACCCTGATGGACGCCATTTCCACGGGCGACATGCCGGCGGCAGCCAAGGTCGATATGTTGGCCAGCCTGGCCGACAGCTTCAACAAGACCGTGGCCGCCTCCAAAAGGGTCTTGCCCGAGACGTCCGAGCTGGCCACGGCGCTTTCGGTGCTGGACAAGCTCGGCGTGTTCATCCGCGACCGCTACCCCCAGCACGGCCCGGCCTTCCTGGAGGTGTTGGAGCCGTTTGGCGCGGAAGTCGCGCGGGTGTTCGGGTAG
- a CDS encoding LacI family transcriptional regulator, translating to MAADWLALLAAEASRTTIAATARRLGYSRTAVSLALAGKYPGGTDKLAATVQRVLGGATCPYLGRTVTAAECAANSGEMPTSSPAALRLWRACQTCPHKPGVHSHTKPRPEAAGKEQTA from the coding sequence ATGGCCGCTGATTGGCTGGCGCTGCTGGCCGCCGAAGCCTCGCGCACCACCATCGCCGCCACGGCCCGCCGGTTGGGCTACTCCCGCACGGCCGTAAGCCTGGCCTTGGCCGGCAAGTACCCAGGCGGCACGGACAAGCTGGCCGCCACGGTGCAGCGCGTCCTCGGCGGCGCGACGTGTCCGTACCTGGGCCGCACGGTGACGGCGGCCGAGTGCGCGGCCAACAGCGGCGAAATGCCCACGTCCAGCCCGGCGGCCCTGCGCCTGTGGCGGGCCTGCCAGACCTGCCCGCACAAGCCGGGCGTCCACTCCCACACCAAGCCCCGGCCCGAGGCGGCCGGAAAGGAGCAGACAGCATGA
- a CDS encoding AAA family ATPase, translating into MRKQFVKTENYSRFTAGIQAVEQRGAAEAGMMLVHGAPGFGKSHIVGHWAAESGAVFLRANVDWTPKYCLVELAKAMRVDPSGTAQQLFSRLLERVVETQTPLVIDEAEFTLHQNAAALEKIRDLSDRAEVTVVLIGMERIQQSIARHRQLSSRIAQVCEFTPSTMADVAQACRQLSEVVMSPELVAEVHRLSGGRMREVLNVIAAVERLARLNGLDSMDVADLEGVALSFDWQSRTARTVRKAGGR; encoded by the coding sequence ATGCGCAAGCAGTTTGTGAAGACGGAGAATTACAGTCGCTTCACGGCCGGTATCCAGGCCGTGGAGCAACGCGGGGCGGCAGAGGCTGGCATGATGCTGGTCCATGGCGCGCCCGGCTTCGGCAAGTCCCATATTGTTGGGCATTGGGCTGCCGAATCCGGGGCCGTGTTCCTGCGCGCCAACGTGGACTGGACGCCAAAATACTGCCTGGTCGAACTGGCCAAGGCCATGCGGGTGGACCCTTCGGGCACGGCGCAACAGCTCTTTTCCCGCCTGCTGGAGCGGGTGGTGGAGACGCAAACGCCCCTGGTCATCGACGAGGCCGAGTTCACCTTGCACCAAAACGCGGCGGCCTTGGAGAAAATCCGCGACCTGTCCGACCGGGCCGAGGTGACGGTGGTGCTGATCGGCATGGAGCGCATCCAGCAGTCCATTGCCCGCCACCGCCAGCTGTCCAGCCGGATTGCCCAGGTTTGCGAGTTCACCCCCTCGACCATGGCCGACGTGGCCCAGGCCTGCCGCCAGCTGTCCGAGGTGGTCATGAGCCCGGAACTGGTCGCCGAGGTGCACCGGCTTTCAGGCGGACGGATGCGCGAGGTGCTTAACGTGATCGCCGCCGTCGAGCGTCTGGCCCGTCTTAACGGCCTCGACAGCATGGACGTGGCCGACCTGGAAGGCGTGGCCCTGTCCTTTGACTGGCAGAGCCGGACGGCGCGGACCGTGCGCAAGGCCGGGGGGCGTTAG
- a CDS encoding putative holin: MLDKFQFHPPRLIVCSVAAAVLLAALAVVSPVQLPVLLYKFVQLLLSAYAGYWIDRWLFPYARPDGYLAREWRAHDAVYPDDQADHAVVPGYQLTFASALLRRALIVTGCMLAVCLGL; the protein is encoded by the coding sequence GTGCTCGACAAGTTCCAGTTTCATCCCCCGCGTCTGATTGTCTGTTCCGTGGCGGCAGCCGTGCTGTTGGCCGCGCTGGCGGTGGTTTCGCCGGTGCAGCTGCCCGTGCTGCTTTACAAGTTCGTGCAGCTGCTGCTGTCCGCCTACGCCGGCTACTGGATCGACCGCTGGCTTTTCCCATATGCGCGGCCGGACGGCTACCTGGCCCGGGAGTGGCGCGCCCATGACGCCGTCTATCCCGACGACCAGGCGGACCATGCCGTGGTGCCGGGCTATCAGCTCACCTTTGCCAGCGCGCTCTTGCGCCGCGCCCTCATCGTCACCGGCTGCATGTTGGCCGTTTGCCTGGGCCTGTAG
- a CDS encoding DUF935 domain-containing protein: protein MTTTMIDRLKAAFSAFRGGAQEGMQTADLVALHNDYIASLTGGLTPKRLEALLRAADEGDIVGQHTLFAEIEDRDEHIHAELSKRRRALLSIPWRIEPGKASGKRAEAVAMAVREQVEAIPDFEDVILDMADAIGHGFACLEIEWSHDGSRHLPAGLHHRPQNWFMLPLHARDGRAGTLRLRDNTPEGQELWGLGWIVHKHRSKAGIFARAGLFRVLCWTYLLKQYCRGDFSQFLEIHGLPMRLGKYPSSASDEEQKTLLNALRMLGSDAAGIIPEGMEIEFKEAARGSEKPFMAMHDLCETGQSKAILGSTLTTDTKGVGSQALGEIHNEVRLDILASDARQLAGSLTRQLLAPLAYLNEAVTDPALLPRFVFDPSRPEDLEKLAKSLPELALVMDIPTRWAHERAGIPMPEEGEAVLARKDGVTKNDPAAPDQGDPAEATAALAAEAGDDPRFPDQDAVDAATVPDAVLTALARDMLAPILAEVEAGVAPEVFLGKLAELYPKMDTTALEELTARVLFVGELWGRLSAQAEAVPTAGAE, encoded by the coding sequence ATGACGACGACGATGATTGATCGCCTGAAGGCCGCCTTTTCCGCCTTTCGGGGCGGCGCGCAAGAGGGGATGCAGACGGCCGACCTGGTCGCGCTGCACAACGACTACATCGCCAGCCTGACCGGGGGCCTGACCCCCAAGCGGCTGGAAGCGCTCCTGCGCGCGGCCGACGAAGGCGACATCGTGGGCCAGCATACCCTTTTCGCCGAGATCGAAGACCGCGACGAGCATATCCATGCCGAGCTGTCCAAGCGTCGCCGGGCGCTGCTGTCCATCCCCTGGCGCATCGAACCGGGCAAGGCCAGCGGCAAGCGGGCCGAGGCCGTGGCCATGGCCGTGCGCGAACAGGTGGAAGCCATCCCGGACTTCGAAGACGTCATCCTGGATATGGCCGACGCCATCGGCCACGGGTTTGCCTGCTTGGAAATCGAATGGAGCCATGACGGTTCCCGGCATCTGCCGGCCGGGCTGCACCATCGGCCGCAGAACTGGTTCATGCTGCCGCTTCACGCCCGGGACGGCCGGGCCGGGACGCTTCGCCTGCGCGACAACACCCCCGAGGGCCAAGAGCTGTGGGGCCTGGGCTGGATCGTCCACAAGCACCGCAGCAAAGCCGGCATCTTTGCCCGGGCCGGGCTATTCCGCGTCCTGTGCTGGACCTACCTGCTCAAGCAGTATTGCCGGGGCGACTTCTCGCAGTTCCTGGAAATCCACGGCCTGCCCATGCGCCTGGGCAAATATCCTTCCTCGGCCAGCGACGAGGAGCAAAAGACCCTGCTCAATGCCCTGCGGATGCTCGGCAGCGACGCCGCCGGCATCATCCCGGAAGGCATGGAGATCGAATTCAAGGAAGCGGCCCGGGGCAGTGAAAAGCCGTTCATGGCCATGCACGACCTGTGCGAGACCGGGCAGTCCAAGGCGATTTTGGGCAGCACCTTGACCACCGACACCAAGGGCGTGGGCAGCCAGGCGCTGGGGGAAATCCACAACGAGGTGCGCCTGGACATCCTGGCCAGCGATGCCCGGCAACTTGCCGGCAGCCTGACCCGCCAGCTACTGGCCCCGCTGGCCTATCTCAATGAGGCCGTCACCGATCCGGCTTTGCTGCCGCGCTTCGTCTTCGATCCCTCGCGGCCCGAAGACCTGGAAAAGCTGGCCAAGTCGCTGCCCGAGCTGGCCCTGGTCATGGACATCCCGACCCGCTGGGCGCATGAGCGCGCCGGCATCCCCATGCCCGAGGAAGGCGAGGCGGTGCTGGCCCGCAAGGATGGCGTCACGAAAAATGACCCGGCCGCGCCCGACCAGGGCGACCCGGCCGAAGCCACGGCGGCGCTGGCCGCCGAGGCCGGCGACGATCCGCGCTTCCCGGACCAGGACGCCGTGGACGCGGCCACGGTGCCCGACGCCGTCCTGACCGCCCTGGCCAGGGACATGCTGGCCCCGATCCTGGCCGAGGTCGAAGCCGGCGTCGCCCCGGAGGTGTTCCTGGGCAAGCTGGCCGAGCTGTACCCGAAGATGGACACCACGGCCCTGGAGGAGCTGACGGCCCGGGTGCTGTTCGTGGGCGAACTGTGGGGGCGCTTGAGCGCCCAAGCCGAAGCCGTACCCACGGCCGGGGCCGAATAG
- the terL gene encoding phage terminase large subunit yields the protein MALKLKPKDFLAELSRLAESMRRTIEAECDGFASDPAAAQERRQRVKADFAFFRHTYFPHYSRYGDSVLHAWLDKTLPALVDHPDGQRLACAAPRGEAKSTIVAMIFVLWCLLTGRKRYVILVADAFEQAAALLEAVKVELEANPRLAMDWPEAVGLGRVWNVGVAITAGGVKLQAFGSGKRMRGLRHGPHRPDLVICDDLENDENVKSPEQRDKLQSWLQKTVLSLGEAGDTMDVILVGTVLHYDSVLARLLGNRLWRSRKFQAVIQWPDRMDLWDRWEEILLALGEEAAQVFYAKAGKAMEKGAVVSWPSARPLYKLMLKRARDGHAAFDSEQQNDPLSGEDAPFAACLTFWVERRDDWLYFGSLDPSLGKAGAGRDPSAILIGGYSRERGVLDVVEASIRKRVPDRIIEDVISFHECYRCLLWVVEAVQFQEFLRTELIRRAMLRGLAIPARAVTPITDKALRIEALQPYFAQGRIRLHPSQRTLIEQLKHFPKADHDDGPDALEMLWQAATRGFAAMAFTRVPKAGGRNLIGKGRHDHDDDDD from the coding sequence ATGGCGCTCAAGCTCAAGCCGAAAGACTTCCTGGCCGAGCTGTCCCGCTTGGCCGAAAGTATGCGCCGTACCATCGAAGCCGAGTGCGACGGCTTCGCTTCGGACCCGGCCGCCGCCCAGGAGCGCCGGCAGCGCGTGAAGGCCGACTTCGCCTTTTTCCGCCACACCTATTTTCCCCATTACAGCCGGTACGGCGATTCCGTGCTCCACGCCTGGCTGGACAAAACCCTGCCGGCCCTGGTGGACCACCCGGACGGCCAGCGGCTGGCCTGCGCCGCACCGCGTGGCGAAGCCAAGTCCACCATTGTGGCCATGATTTTCGTCTTGTGGTGCCTGCTGACCGGCCGCAAGCGCTACGTGATCCTTGTCGCCGACGCCTTTGAGCAGGCCGCCGCCTTGCTGGAGGCGGTCAAGGTGGAGCTGGAGGCCAACCCGCGCCTGGCCATGGACTGGCCCGAGGCCGTGGGGCTGGGGCGCGTGTGGAACGTGGGCGTGGCCATCACGGCCGGCGGCGTCAAGCTGCAAGCCTTCGGCAGCGGCAAACGGATGCGCGGCCTGCGCCATGGGCCGCACCGGCCGGACCTGGTCATCTGCGACGACCTGGAAAACGATGAAAACGTCAAAAGCCCGGAGCAGCGCGACAAGCTGCAAAGTTGGCTACAAAAGACCGTTCTTTCCCTCGGCGAAGCCGGCGACACCATGGACGTGATCCTGGTCGGCACGGTGCTGCATTACGATTCTGTGCTGGCCCGGCTGCTGGGCAACCGGCTGTGGCGCTCGCGCAAATTTCAGGCGGTCATCCAGTGGCCCGACCGCATGGACCTGTGGGACCGCTGGGAAGAGATCCTCCTCGCCCTGGGGGAGGAGGCGGCCCAGGTCTTTTACGCCAAGGCCGGCAAGGCCATGGAAAAGGGCGCGGTGGTTTCCTGGCCAAGCGCCCGGCCGCTCTACAAGCTCATGCTCAAGCGCGCCCGGGACGGCCACGCCGCCTTTGACAGCGAACAGCAAAACGACCCGCTTTCCGGCGAGGATGCGCCCTTTGCCGCCTGCCTCACCTTTTGGGTGGAGCGCCGCGACGATTGGCTCTACTTCGGCTCGCTGGACCCGAGCCTGGGCAAGGCCGGGGCCGGCCGCGACCCTTCGGCCATCCTCATCGGCGGCTATTCCCGGGAGCGCGGCGTGCTCGACGTGGTCGAAGCGTCCATCCGCAAGCGCGTGCCGGACCGCATCATCGAAGACGTCATCAGCTTTCACGAGTGCTACCGATGCCTGCTGTGGGTGGTGGAGGCGGTGCAGTTCCAGGAGTTCCTGCGCACCGAACTCATCCGCCGGGCCATGCTGCGGGGCCTTGCCATCCCGGCCCGGGCCGTGACGCCCATCACCGACAAGGCGCTTCGCATCGAAGCCCTGCAACCCTATTTCGCCCAAGGCCGCATCCGCCTGCATCCTTCCCAGCGCACGCTCATTGAACAGCTCAAGCACTTCCCCAAAGCCGACCATGACGACGGCCCCGACGCTCTGGAAATGCTGTGGCAGGCCGCCACGCGCGGTTTCGCCGCCATGGCCTTCACCCGCGTGCCCAAGGCCGGCGGTCGCAACCTGATAGGCAAAGGACGCCACGACCATGACGACGACGATGATTGA
- a CDS encoding gp16 family protein gives MRPESRKSLLAKVHIAKKDLALDDGTYRAILERQTGESSCTACSAQQLVRVVAYLRTLGWQEPAKKPTHRKPAVPDAAGYLDKIEALLAEAKRPWSYAGGIAKRMFGVEKLEWLTPEQVRGVMAALIRDAKRHGRTA, from the coding sequence ATGCGCCCTGAATCGCGGAAAAGCCTTCTGGCCAAAGTCCATATCGCCAAGAAAGACTTGGCGCTCGACGACGGAACCTACCGCGCCATCCTGGAGCGGCAGACCGGCGAAAGCAGTTGCACCGCTTGTTCGGCGCAACAACTAGTGCGGGTGGTCGCCTACCTGCGTACCCTTGGCTGGCAGGAGCCGGCCAAGAAACCCACCCACCGCAAGCCGGCGGTGCCAGATGCCGCCGGCTACCTCGACAAGATCGAGGCCTTGCTGGCCGAGGCCAAGCGGCCGTGGAGCTATGCCGGCGGCATCGCCAAGCGCATGTTTGGCGTGGAAAAGCTCGAATGGCTGACGCCCGAGCAGGTACGGGGCGTCATGGCGGCGCTCATCCGCGACGCCAAGCGCCACGGGAGGACGGCATGA